A region from the Triticum urartu cultivar G1812 chromosome 1, Tu2.1, whole genome shotgun sequence genome encodes:
- the LOC125544441 gene encoding uncharacterized protein LOC125544441 isoform X2 — protein MELEVSKEELRRKEQSIAKLADLVRQVAKERDDARDQVQQLLLAAAKQAAPPVHQPAPALGTSSVTDSDCSLVSSPVDPFFDPVTSSDRRRCGGGKLGAASPPPPAKQQQLCGADAVLDMLAAKKPLPPRGRLLQSVMEAGPLLQNLLVAGPLPRWRNPPPVHALDTLPVGGGGVYMNATPLHTANAGAAPGYGPNANSACMKRPMAAMPAMPMAATSCSPSRGFAPKRHRLH, from the coding sequence ATGGAGCTGGAGGTGTccaaggaggagctgcggaggaaGGAGCAGAGCATCGCCAAGCTCGCCGACCTCGTGCGCCAGGTGGCCAAGGAGCGGGACGACGCGAGGGACCAGGTGCAGCAGCTGCTCCTCGCCGCGGCCAAGCAGGCCGCGCCGCCGGTGCACCAGCCGGCGCCGGCCCTGGGCACGTCGAGCGTCACCGACTCGGACTGCAGCCTCGTGTCGTCCCCCGTCGACCCCTTCTTCGACCCCGTCACCTCCTCCGACCGGCGCCGCTGCGGGGGCGGCAAGCTCGGCGCCGCCAGCCCGCCCCCGCCggccaagcagcagcagctctGCGGCGCCGACGCCGTGCTCGACATGCTCGCCGCGAAGAAGCCGCTGCCGCCGAGGGGCCGGCTGCTGCAGTCCGTCATGGAGGCGGGGCCCCTGCTGCAGAACCTGCTCGTGGCCGGGCCGCTCCCGCGCTGGCGCAACCCGCCGCCCGTGCACGCGCTCGACACGCTCccggtcggcggcggcggagtctACATGAACGCGACGCCACTCCACACCGCGAACGCCGGCGCGGCTCCCGGCTACGGCCCCAACGCCAACAGCGCCTGCATGAAGCGGCCGATGGCGGCGATGCCCGCCATGCCCATGGCCGCCACCAGCTGCTCGCCGTCGCGGGGCTTCGCCCCCAAGCGGCACCGGCTGCATTGA
- the LOC125544441 gene encoding uncharacterized protein LOC125544441 isoform X1, whose translation MAMEPLPLGFGDAMDTTLFSTLWSFQEELQPQESVEELKQSLLAATMELEVSKEELRRKEQSIAKLADLVRQVAKERDDARDQVQQLLLAAAKQAAPPVHQPAPALGTSSVTDSDCSLVSSPVDPFFDPVTSSDRRRCGGGKLGAASPPPPAKQQQLCGADAVLDMLAAKKPLPPRGRLLQSVMEAGPLLQNLLVAGPLPRWRNPPPVHALDTLPVGGGGVYMNATPLHTANAGAAPGYGPNANSACMKRPMAAMPAMPMAATSCSPSRGFAPKRHRLH comes from the exons ATGGCAATGGAGCCGCTCCCCCTCGGCTTCGGCGACGCCATGGACACCACCCTCTTCTCCACGCTCTGGTCCTTCCAGGAGGAGCTGCAGCCCCAGGAG AGCGTGGAGGAGCTGAAGCAGAGCTTGCTGGCGGCGACCATGGAGCTGGAGGTGTccaaggaggagctgcggaggaaGGAGCAGAGCATCGCCAAGCTCGCCGACCTCGTGCGCCAGGTGGCCAAGGAGCGGGACGACGCGAGGGACCAGGTGCAGCAGCTGCTCCTCGCCGCGGCCAAGCAGGCCGCGCCGCCGGTGCACCAGCCGGCGCCGGCCCTGGGCACGTCGAGCGTCACCGACTCGGACTGCAGCCTCGTGTCGTCCCCCGTCGACCCCTTCTTCGACCCCGTCACCTCCTCCGACCGGCGCCGCTGCGGGGGCGGCAAGCTCGGCGCCGCCAGCCCGCCCCCGCCggccaagcagcagcagctctGCGGCGCCGACGCCGTGCTCGACATGCTCGCCGCGAAGAAGCCGCTGCCGCCGAGGGGCCGGCTGCTGCAGTCCGTCATGGAGGCGGGGCCCCTGCTGCAGAACCTGCTCGTGGCCGGGCCGCTCCCGCGCTGGCGCAACCCGCCGCCCGTGCACGCGCTCGACACGCTCccggtcggcggcggcggagtctACATGAACGCGACGCCACTCCACACCGCGAACGCCGGCGCGGCTCCCGGCTACGGCCCCAACGCCAACAGCGCCTGCATGAAGCGGCCGATGGCGGCGATGCCCGCCATGCCCATGGCCGCCACCAGCTGCTCGCCGTCGCGGGGCTTCGCCCCCAAGCGGCACCGGCTGCATTGA